The Agelaius phoeniceus isolate bAgePho1 chromosome 19, bAgePho1.hap1, whole genome shotgun sequence genome includes the window GCAGTGACCAGAAATAAGCCGGGACCAGTGGTGCCCAGAGGGGCCACAGTGATGCtttgggctgggagctgaggaagGGGTGTCCTGGGATGTGTCTGGGCAGCGGCTGGGGCAGCTctagagcagggcagggcagggtcagCCATGGGCTTGGGAGGCTGCTGGAAaggctggggtgggatggatggggagCAGAATCAGTGTCTCTGACAGGGGGTGTGGGGATACTGCACCCCCTGCCatgccagcacagggacctgTGCCCTTGGGCAGTGCAGAGGGGGTGGGCCAACATCTCCATCCCCAAGGTGAGCTGATAACTGCCCAGGAGAGTGCACAGAACCCCTCAGTGTGTGTGGGATCTGTTGGAGGCAGATCCTGTTGCTCTCAGAGAAGAGGTAGATGAGGGGCCAAGGAAAGTGAAGCTTTTAGCTGTGTTTGTGCAGCTGCTTCAATGTTTTCCCTGGCTGTGAAGGGTTGAGCAGGGAGATAAATGCAGATGTAATTAATGGAGCTGCTTATATGCTGCTGTCTGTGACTTATGCTGGGAACAGGCCTAGACTAAATATCACCATTACTGATAGGAGGAGGTGGCCAATTTATGGCCCTCTCTGTGGGGAGAGGAAGATCTGGTTATAATAACACTCAGcaggggaaaagaaatattttacagtCAAAAGCTTCTCAAGAAAAGAAGGCCaagcactggggctgggtggaAGAAGggctgtgtcagcagcagaCCCCCAGGGAGAGCCAGGGTCCTGGACAGAAAtacccatcccagccctggggagctctgctgtggggattcACAACAGTGGAATCTGTGCAGACAGACTGAGAGCCTCTGTATTGGCAGTTTATAGAGACCTGACCTTCATGGGGGCTGTTGGGGTACACCCCTGGGAATTGTAGGGATGCAGAGCTCATCCCAGCTCCCaaccctggctgtgctctgccacGGGGTTTTCAAAAGTGTGACTTGATCCTAGTCCTGTGATGCTCTTCTGGTAAACAAAAGGAAGGATTTCACTTGCAGCTGGTGGCTGTCACAGGGCTCAGGCACCCTGGAGCCTTTGCAGGGTTCAGAGGTGGGAGTGTGAATCACAGCAGCCTCTTGTGGGCAGCGTCACTCAGCGGTGCAGTGACATTCATGACATTCCTGTGCCGCAGCGCCCCCCTCCAGGGATGTGCTCGGGCATCACCCACATCCTCCATCCCCCCTCAGCGTCCCTGCCTCCAGCAGGTCCCACCAccccccagcctctcctccactgcagctgtggggctTCCCAAAGGAGCTGGACACGGCAGGTGGGGTGGAGGGGCTTTATTTATTCCCAGGTTTGCtggacacccccagctctcacacagccctggctgtcccaCCTCAGTGTCAGTGCCCTGCTTGTCTCCTGCTTGAGATGctgagctgtccccaggctgtgcaaAGGCATAAAAATCCTTCCCCTACCAGGGGTCCATGGCTGTGCTTCCCTGGCAAACAACCTCCCTCCCCTTGGTCCTTGGTGACCTTCTGTGCTTTGCTTCTGGATTTTCCTACCTGAGCTGGGTttgtgcccagcactgccccaggaTGCAGCtcctaaaccaggacacaaacaaaacaagactttccaaatgtccccaaaagtGCACCCACAAGCTCCAGATGCTGGTTGGAGGGGCCAGAGCTTTTCACAGGCTCTGGCTGTAGATGCAACAGGGAGTAAGTCCATCCATGGCAGAGGAGGAGGTGTTTACAGATGGCAGTGGATTTTTGGGTTTGATCTCTCTGCTCTCAGCAAGTGCTTGGTGGAAGCAAAGCCTGTCCTTAGCTGGTTCTTGGCTGAGTTTGTGTCAGCAGCATCACAGTTGTGATTTCTGGGTGCATTTGAATGAAAAGGATTCAACTGGACCCAAAATGTTGCCCGGCCCCAGGCCTGGAGGAGACTGCAAAGCCgtggggtgggagggagctgtgctAGCTGACGTTGAAGGTGACAGAGGAGccatctgctctgtgctgctgcccctccagccctgcctccccccagggctgcaTGGGGACCCTGCAGCGCGCGGCCGAGCGCCCGGGCAGGGCTTCGCTCAGCTGGGTCACCTcgctgagctctgcctccagcGTGCTGAGCGTGTGGGCAGCCTGGGCCACATGCACCCTGTGCGCTGCCTTCTtgtgcaggaggcagctgaagaTCTTCTTGAAGCCCTTGCGGAAGTGCTTGGAGACCAGGGCGTAGACGATGGGGTTGACGCAGGAGTTGGCGTAGGAGATGACGTGCGAGAGGATGCGCAGCACGTACGTGGAGTGGTTCAGGGGGAAGTACCCGAACCACACGCACAGGATGACCAGGTGGTGGGGCAGCCAGCAGAGGCAGAACAGCACGGCCACAATGATGATCATCCTGGTGACCTTCCTCTTGGCCTTCTTGGACTCTGACATGTCTTGGAGAGGGTCCACGGACCGCCACAGGTAGCGAATAGTCCGCACGTAAGTGAGGCTGAGGATGAGCACGGGGATGATGTAGCTGAAGATGAAGGTGCAGGTGTCCATGATCTTGCGCTGGGAGATCTCCCAGATGGGGTGGCAGACAGTCAGGTTGGCCAGCTGGAACTCCTGGTAGTAGCTGAGGTAAGGGCCCGAGAAGATAAAGGAGAGCCCCCAGATGAGACAGATGGCCAGGAGGGCGTTCCTGGGTGTCCTCAGCTCCCTGGAGTGCAGGGGGTATCGTATGGCCAAGTACCTGCATGGCAAAGGGAGAGGGacatggctgcagccctggggagggcacagagagagcACTGCCAGGAGCAGTTTGGAGAGAGGGCAGAAAtgatggatttgggatttccagGGCAGTTAGTCACACAACTGATTCCCTGGTGCTTCTTAGGGACCCACAAGGGACTGAGGAAAACTCTCTCCCTGACCCTGTCCCATCACCCTCTGCTCTTCCCAGTGGTTGTGGGGCCAATGGGGATGGTCCCATTCTGTCCCTCCCCTAATCCAGGAGACACTCACTTCACCATCAGTGTCTGGCACAAGTGATTGGGGCAGTGAGGATACAAAGGCAGGAGCAAGTGCCCAGGAATCCCAGGCACAGCATTCTTTGTACTGGCACATGTGAGAGCACATTACCCCTTTTCAGTTCTCTAATTAGCTGGTCCCTTAATTGCACCCACATCTGAGGATTGTGCAAGCCCTCCTTGCTCAACACAtctgttccctctgctccatgGGATACAGGGGGAGAGGCAGCCCCTGGGGGTGCTGtcagcaggcagtgcagggctgtgctgggatggcaGGACACAtccagctgggctccagggcCTCCCAGGGAACTGGCACATGGACTTTCCACATCCCACCTGGCAGGGTTTGGGCACTGAgtggagcagcaccaggagctcccagcctcTCGCTGCAGGGTCATAACTCACTGGCCCTTGCAGAGGCAGGGACTGAGGtaaagcacaggcaggagctcccAGATTATCCCAGCCTGTTCCAGGCTTCCCAGTAAAACCCAccctggaacaggctgggaTAACCACTGGGAcaagggacagcacagggacagaaaaggGCTTTTTGCTAATAGAAGGGGAGGGTGGGAAAATCAGTGTCTCAGCTCAAACATCCCAGTGCTTTTTTCTCCTCAAGGTCTGCCTGCtttgccaggggctgttgggAGGGAAGGGGCTCTCTGTGCATCCCAGGAAGAGCCAGAGCTCCACACGGACTGACCTTTgtttgtttctcattttttcatCCCCACTTCACTGCTGGGGCCTGTGGATAACTCCCAGTCCTAGATTTTTGGGGTCTGAAAGCTTCctccagctgggcactggggccaGGGATCCCCATATGCAGCCCCTCATACTGCGGGAGGCTGCATCAACTGGGAAATGCTCCTGGATTCCCCCAGGAGCCCGGGAGATCACAGCAGTCAGGATTTAGCTCCAGGGGaatctgtcccctccctgcctggtGGGATCCAGAGAaaggagagcctcaggatgcaGCCAGCCCCTCCCCCTGTTCCCTCTCCTACCTGTCCAGGGACACGGTGGCCAGGGTGAAGCTGCTGGCGTACATGGTGAGGTAGATGAAGAAGTGCACGGCCTTGCACATGAAGGGCCCGAACACCCATCCCTCCAGGGTGTAGATGGTGGCTTGGAAGGGGACGCAGAAGAGGATGAAGCAGAGGTCGGCCACCCCCAGGTTGAGGATGAAGAGGTTGGTGGTGTTCTTCACCTGCCCGTTGCGCAGCAGCACGGCCAGGACCAGGCTGTTGCCCACGGTGCCCACGAGGAAGATGATGAAGTACACGAGTGGGATGATCACAGACTCGGGCTGCCAGCCACCCCCGGAGCCCGCCAGAGAGCCGTTCATGGCCGGGAGTGCCCggccaggggctggagggggcaGCGTGCGTGGAGAAAGCACCGGGGGGCACACGGGGTGAGGGGGTGCACAGGGAGATCCGTGTGGGGGGCACGGAGAGCACGCTGGGGAGCAcagaagggagggaaagggaaagggggtgcagggaaAGGTCAATGAGGAGCacccagggatgcacagggaagGAGTGGGTAGGAAACGTGCAGTGGGAAGTGCAGCGGGGAGGCAAAGGAAAAGGGGGTGCACGGAGAGGTCAGCGGGGATTGcacgggaaagggggtgcaagGAGACTGCAGCAGGGATTGCACGGGAAACGGGGTGCAGAGAGAGCCCgctggggagcacagcagggatgcGCGGGAAGGGGGAGAACGGTGGAAGGGGAGCGCGGGGAGCGCACGGGAGCCGCACGGGGAAGGGGGTGCATGGGGAGCGAGCGGGGGTCCAGCGGGGCGCACGGGGAGccggcgggggctgcgggggagccgCGGGGGAGCCGCGGGCCCTTCACCTCCTCCGGGTGTGCGGGAGCTCGGGGCGGCTCCGGCGGGGCGGCTCCGGCGCTCTCCGTGCGCCGGCGGAGCGGGGGGGCCCGGGGGCTCCGGGCGCGgctcccgcccggccccgcgcatCGCACCCCGGGAACGGATCCGCAGCCCGGGAACGGATCCGCACCCCGCCACCCTCGGGGGCTCAGGGGctcgggccgggccgggcttgCCCGGGGATGGGGGGGGAAATGTCACTCGGGGCTGTTACCCCtccggaggggctggggcagccggGCTGGGCGCCCCAAAGGGAGCCGGGCACCCTAAAAGTAGCTGGGCACCCCAAAGGGAGATGGGCACCCAAAGTGAGGCGTCTGCGGGGTTTTCTTATCGCCTGCCCCTTCAGTAGCCACTGAAAAAGGGTTTGTTTGTTcacctccaggagctgcagggctgattTTTAGGAATGGGGATCCTCTGCCCGCGGATGTGTCCGCATTGTCCAGCGGCAGCGAAATCCTCGCACCAAAACACGCGAGGTGGGGTTTTCAGAGAAACTGCATTTCTCCCCACGGCTAGGAGGGCAGTGTGATACATTGCAAATCTTTTTCGTGCCATGTCTTCCAGCAAAATTGCCTTTTTGGTCCTGCACGGGTGGAAACCTTGGGAGCAGCCGCTGCAATCAGCTCTCCAAGGACTCTTCCCTCTGACCCCACCCCAGCCTGCCTTGTTTTGCTTCTGTGGAGAGGGAAATATTTAATGCGTCGATTACTTCTGTAAGTAACTCACTCCGCAGCTTCTCTGCTCTCTCAGTGGGCGTTCAGCACCCAGCCTGCCgtgctggggctctggggacactcccagccctgggacacggCCACCAGAGCACACGGAGCCCTCTCCACCCTCggctgcccagccccacaaaaCCTGCGCCTAACTTGGAGATAACCAGACCCCTTTGGGGTGAGGATGCTCCGTGGTCCTGATGACATCCCACAGGGAAAAACAGGCAATGAAGACCAGCACAGCAGAAATTCGGGCACCCCACAGGGGTCAAGGAGCTGCTGAGacacagagctcagctctgccttcctgTGCATGTCCCCAGGGAGCCACTCCTGTGCCACATCCCCAGCCACGACCATGGGGATTGCTGGAATCTCGTGGGAaagcctggccccagggagGTTTCACCCTGTGGGACCTGCCCTGTGTCCTCAGACACCACAGGGTATTGGGATGATGGTAGTGGTGGTGTCTTTGGTCAGCCTGCAGACAGGCTGGGCCCATCCTTAGGCTGCAGAGtgatattattaaaaaaaaaaaagagggaaaacacTCAGTTTCTTCCCAATAGCAGTAAAACCTGGGAGTAGCAGGATAGAAATAAATAGCAGCAAAATGTATTCTTGTCCTGAGACCTAGATGGGTTATTTGGGCAGGGGTGCAGGAGGATGATCCAGATCCCCTCTGGCCAAAACCAATAGGAAAAGGCCAAAACTAATAGGAAAAGGCatgctgtggggctggcaggcctggcaggctgcagggctggctggcagaGGGATGTGAGTGCCTGCAAATCTCTGGatttattctctgcagcagtCCCTGTGACACCAAAGGCAGCTCAGCCTCGCTGCAAGGatcccctcagggctctgcaggtTTGTGAcccccctgcccctgctctgggggagggcagagccagctgtgCAGGAGGAATTCACACACCCAGGAGGTGGCTGATGGTTTTATCCTCCCTTTTCCAGGTTCCAGAGGAATCCAGAGGAGCAGCAAAGCTTCCTGCCAGTGTGCAAGAAAGGTGGTGTGGCAGAAATGTGCCTGTGCCACACCTGGTGGCTGTCCTGACACTGGAATAGGTCCTTTGGGTGCTTTTTTGGGCACCTGAGggtgggtgctgctgtgccagcctgaGCCAAGCCTGTGTGAACTGCCATAGCTGCAAGAGAGGAGCTGTTGTTTGTAAAATAGGCTTTAATTGTTGTGCCTGCTTAGTTCAGCACCATCCTGGAGCACAGTTGGGTTCAGATAGGGAATGAAATGAATCCCTGGGAGATGCATttggagcctggagcagagagtTTAGAACATGTGCACAGAAAGCTGccacttgaggacatggttgatttttctttctttcttttttccctttgagcTTTGCTGTctaggagaggaaaggagaggttTGAAATCGTGAATAACAGGTCACAGCTGAGCCCTTGGAAGGGGAGAGGAGCCAAATTGCTTCTGGGAGTGTGACAGCAAAgtgcagccaggcaggcagagcccagggctggcaaagATGGGTCTGGGGGCATGAGCAGCTCTTGGAGCAGATTGTATTTATAAGTGTTTATGTAAATATCACCATTAGGTGCTCAAATAAATTTGGTGTTTGTCCCAAATGAGGTATTCAGCCCCACGTGCAAAGGACCTGGTCTTTAGTGCTTACAGCATGAAGTAGCTCCGGGGTGAGGTGAGGTGAGATAAGGGCGGTCTCTCCTTTCCCAGCTGCACTGCCCGAGGGGTTAAGGCTGCTGGGGGTGGGAGGATTTGATTTTAGTGCTCAGCCCGGGGGAATTTAAAGCCCCTCTCCTCTagggctgcccagagcagcaggctcgcAGTGTCCCGGGAaggggcagagggatggagggagaggCTCCCCCGGGACTGCCGCAGCAACAGCATGGCCAGGAGTGGGGTCACCCtgggggctgattttggggtcatttctgGCGTCAGTTCTGGGGTGGGTGAACGGGGCAGGGTTgctggggctgattttggggtcagCATTGGGGTGGCCTGGGGCAGAGCACTGTGACGGAAGGGGGGCTTAGTCCGGGATGGAGGAGCGGGACACGGGCAGGAGGGGCCGGGCGGGGACGTACCCGCAGCCTGCGAGGGGCCCGGCCCCGGGAGGCCGCCGGGACCCCCCGATCCCTGTCCCGGATCTCCCGATCCCAATCCCGTTCCCGACCCCTGTCCCAGGCTCCCCCCGTTCCCTATCCCGGATcccccaatcccaatcctgatcTCCCGTTCCCTGTCCTGGGTTCCCCCAGTCCCGTTCCCTGTCCCGGGTTCCCCCAGTCCCGATCCCGTTCCCTGTCCCGATCCCGTTCCCTGTCCCGATCCCGTTCCCTGTCCCGGTTCCCCCGATCCCGTTCCCTGTCCCAGTTCTCCCGATCCCGTTCCCTGTCCCGGTTTCCCcgttcccaatcccattccccgTCCCGGCTCCCCCCGGGTCCTCCCCGTTCCCGGCGGCCCGCGCGCGGCCGTTCCCGGCCCGTGATGCTCTGCGGCCGCGGCCCCGGTGTAAGATGGCGGCGGAGCGTcagggaggcggcggcggccgcggggccggtGCGGAGGAGAACAAGGAGCACAAGGACGGCAAGGACAACAAGGAGAACGAGCGGCCGGCGGGGCCGCAGCCCGGCGGCCTCGGCGATAGCCTGGGCCTGGAGAGCATCctgcgcggcggcggcggggggacGTGGCAGGCCCGGCCCCGTGGGCGGCGGGGGGACGTggcggcagcgcggggctcgcagggccggggcgggcagggacggcggggacagggacaggggcaccCCGCAGCTGCGGGCGGTGCTGGCCTGGGCCTGTGAGGGTTTGGTTTGGATAAAAGGCCATCTGGCTTTCCTGATTTATGGAATCGCGCTCTCCCTGGGCTGCGTCTCCTTCCGAACCCCGGGACAGCTGGCGTCAGTCTCCACAGCGGGGCTGTGTGCGAGCAGGGCACCcgtgagctgctcctggccataTTGCGGCTTGAAGTGAGCAATAATACATAAAAAAGCCTTAGCAGGGCACCCGTGAGCTGCTCGTGGTGATACTGCAGCTTGAAGTGAGCaataatacattaaaaaatcttAACAAGTGTGCTGAAGTGGCAGACTGGCTCGTGCAGATTTAGTGCTTCTGAAATCTCGGCGTGTAAAACTCGTGGAGGTTTTGTAGGTGAAACTTCCACGTGAAACCagtccagctgcacagctgtgatAGAGCTGAGTTTTATCTTCTGGGTCAGAGGGAAGCCCGGGGGAAATCAGGTTGCAGTTTTCCACGTGGCATATGGCAGGTGTTGTGTAGTCAGTAAGTGTGGAGTAAGGTGCAGACACAGCAATTGCCCTGGGAGTGTTGGGAATGCCTAAgtcagtgaaaaaaataaaaaaaaaagttcagagGGCATGAATTCAGCAAGTAACTGTGCAGGATAAAAGAGAGTTTGGAAAAAATCTTGGGTAGACAGTAGGGATGAGGAGGGCTGTGTTGAGACATTGCAGTTGGACTTGGTTGTTCTGCAAATGTAGAATAATTCAGTGTGATAACTATTGGTGCAGGGTTTTAGTACTTCAGAGAGTTTCTTTCAGGTGTAGTCCCAAGAAAACAATTTGCTAGACATCTGGCATTTTAAACTTCAAATGTTTGGTGGTTTCTTTAGGTGTAGTTGTAGTTTTTTCTTTGGTTGGGGTTGTACAGTCTGGTTTTTTCTATTGTAGGTTTTCTTTAGAGGCTTCTTGGTAAAGCTTaaaagggaaattttggggtatGAATATATATAgcacagagatttttttgtgtgtggtgGAGATTTTATTTCACAAAATAACCTGCCTTGTAAACTGAATGAAAAACATGAGATTTACTAGAATGTGGCAGGGTTTTATTTGGCAGGAGTAACTGAGGGAATAAAGGAAGTGTAGGAGCTTTGCCAATACACTGAAGGATGCAGAGGCTGGATGGAACTGATGGAGTGATGGTGCCCTAGGTCACAGGGCAGTGCTTTGTGTCACTGATATTTGTTGCAGCAAGACAAGAAAGGTGCTGAAAAATTGAGAAAATCAACCCTGGAGTTATTTCCAAAAACTCTTTTTATGAGGTTCTGTGCTCAGAAGGcactttgtttgtttgtttgtgctgggcaggcagcagtgaTTCTGTTCTTTTCTTGAGTGAGGGGACATTCCTGGGCAGGAAAGCTTCTCTACCTCAGCTTTTCCTATAAATCTGTGTCACAGTTGTGGCTGGGGAGGTCCTGTAGTCAGGTGTGTTATCCTGGATGGGTCCTTATCTCAAAAGGAGctctggtgacagcagcactcCCGTGGGTGTCTGGAGGAGGTGCTTGAGGTTTGTCTCAGTCTCTGCTGAcaggcaggagctctgggctcaTGAGGTGCTTTAGAGCCATCATCTCTCTGCTTTTAGGAGGTTTTGGGTTGCCCCAGTGTTCAAAGTGTGTTTGTCTGATGGGGTCTGTGGGTTCCCTGCTGTTATTTTGGggtggaaggaggagctggtgcCGCTGCACTGTGAGTGTCCCTTAACGCCAGCCGCAGTCCTGCAGATCGTGAAGGAGTcgcagcagcagcatggcctGAGGCATGGGGACTTCCAGAGGTACAGGTGAGTGttgggggctgctcctggggcttgGCTTCTCTTCATTTAAATTGTAACCCCCTGTAGCAGGCAGCAAAACCCATCTGCCAGGTGGAAACCCCTGACAGGCTGTTCCACATGGGGCCCTGTGTGCTGATATCCCTTGGCTGTactgtgctggggctgtgctggctcttgCATCTCCACTGCCCATAGGAGCTTGTGTTCACACCTCCCTGGTAGGCACTGTACTCCTCCAGAGCTCAGTCTTCAATATAAAGCAGTTAGTAATGACCACATCACCCTGATTTTTCAAGATTATCAATAACTACATGTCTTCTTACCTTGTTTTCTATTAATTGCTGCATTACATGTAGTTTTTGAGCTACCATATGTCACACACGGTGTTTTAATTGTTAAAACATTGCCTGGTACagccttaattttttttcctatttggaTAGAGCAGTAAGCAGAAGC containing:
- the GALR2 gene encoding galanin receptor type 2, which produces MNGSLAGSGGGWQPESVIIPLVYFIIFLVGTVGNSLVLAVLLRNGQVKNTTNLFILNLGVADLCFILFCVPFQATIYTLEGWVFGPFMCKAVHFFIYLTMYASSFTLATVSLDRYLAIRYPLHSRELRTPRNALLAICLIWGLSFIFSGPYLSYYQEFQLANLTVCHPIWEISQRKIMDTCTFIFSYIIPVLILSLTYVRTIRYLWRSVDPLQDMSESKKAKRKVTRMIIIVAVLFCLCWLPHHLVILCVWFGYFPLNHSTYVLRILSHVISYANSCVNPIVYALVSKHFRKGFKKIFSCLLHKKAAHRVHVAQAAHTLSTLEAELSEVTQLSEALPGRSAARCRVPMQPWGEAGLEGQQHRADGSSVTFNVS